Genomic window (Pseudovibrio brasiliensis):
GTTTAATACCATTTCTCTCTCACACAATATGAGTGCTATTCGAGAAAATAAACCTATTATCGAGAGCAATGGGATTGGCAACGACTAGGATCTCCATCGTGTTCCCCCCCCCTTCCCATCCTCCCCCATTTCCGCTACCCTTCACTACACCACCACCAATCCTCAAAGGATTCCCAATGCCGCTGCGCGTGCACATCGCTGTAAAAATCACCGCCCGTGTCCATGATGGTCCGGCGTGTGGGCGATTTATGCGCTTGGCTTGAACAGCTCCCTGATACGAGTGAACCGCACCGCAGAGCTTTTGTGCTCGCCCGTTTGTGCGTCTTCACTTGAGCCATGAGCGTTTAGGCAGCGGGGTAGGGCGTGGCATCCCACGTGCTGCTTCAACGATGTAGACAGCCAGAATTCCTCAGATTCCGATGAAAAACGGGAGTATTGAGGAAATCTAAGAGCCTGAAACTCATTCAGCCCCTTTATTGCGCTGCCCGCATTCGTTAAAAGACCTCCACGAATTTTATCTGCCCGGCTGTGACTCGAACTGTGCGCAGCTGCTGGCACATGCAAACCCTTGAGGGATTATGTCCGACCTCGAAACACTCGAAGCCGAGATTAACACCGCGATTGCCGGTGCTGACTCCGAAGCCGCACTGGAAGACGTGCGTGTTGCCGCCCTTGGCAAAAAAGGCAGCGTTTCTGAAAAAATGAAGACGCTTGGCAAGATGAGCCCGGAAGAGCGCAAGGAAATGGGTCCTGCGCTCAACGGCCTGAAGAACCGCGTGGGTGAGGCAATCGCTGCCCGCAAAGAAGTGCTGAAAGAGGAAGCACTCAACGCGCGCCTCGCATCTGAAACCGTTGATGTGAGCCAGCCACTGCGCACCACACCGGCAGAAGAAGGCCGCATCCACCCGATCTCTCAGGTCACGGACGAGCTGATCGCCATCTTCGCCGACATGGGCTTCTCCGTTGCTGAAGGCCCGGACATCGAGACAGATGAGCTGAACTTCACCGCGCTGAACTTCCCGGAAGGCCACCCAGCCCGCGAAATGCACGACACCTTCTTCTTCAACGAGAAAGAAGACGGCGAACGCATGCTGCTGCGCACGCACACATCCCCAGTGCAGATCCGCACCATGCGCAACCAGCAGCCACCAATCCGCGTGATTATGCCGGGCCGCACATACCGTTGTGACAGCGACCAGACCCACACACCAATGTTCCACCAGATGGAAGG
Coding sequences:
- the pheS gene encoding phenylalanine--tRNA ligase subunit alpha; its protein translation is MSDLETLEAEINTAIAGADSEAALEDVRVAALGKKGSVSEKMKTLGKMSPEERKEMGPALNGLKNRVGEAIAARKEVLKEEALNARLASETVDVSQPLRTTPAEEGRIHPISQVTDELIAIFADMGFSVAEGPDIETDELNFTALNFPEGHPAREMHDTFFFNEKEDGERMLLRTHTSPVQIRTMRNQQPPIRVIMPGRTYRCDSDQTHTPMFHQMEGLVIDKTTHIGHLKGTLEEFLKSFFEVDDVELRFRPSFFPFTEPSMEVDVKCDRSGAEVKIGTGNDWMEILGCGMVHPNVLRNCGLDPDVYQGFAWGIGIDRLAMLKYGMNDLRAFFDADVRWIKHYGFRPLDIPSLMAGLSK